In the genome of Bradyrhizobium sp. CIAT3101, one region contains:
- the tnpB gene encoding IS66 family insertion sequence element accessory protein TnpB (TnpB, as the term is used for proteins encoded by IS66 family insertion elements, is considered an accessory protein, since TnpC, encoded by a neighboring gene, is a DDE family transposase.), protein MIAAGADLKIYIATRPIDFRCGHDGLATKVQEMLRLDPFSGAAFVFRSKRADRIKILVWDRTGLVLVHKRLEGCKFVWPTIADGVMRISPAMFAALFDGLDWRLVRPEEARRPQAAG, encoded by the coding sequence ATGATCGCGGCTGGTGCGGATCTGAAGATTTACATTGCAACACGGCCGATCGACTTCCGCTGTGGCCATGATGGGCTTGCGACGAAGGTGCAGGAGATGCTGCGTCTCGATCCGTTCAGCGGCGCGGCCTTCGTGTTCCGATCGAAACGAGCTGACCGGATCAAGATTTTGGTCTGGGATCGAACGGGCCTGGTGTTGGTTCACAAACGCCTCGAAGGTTGCAAGTTCGTTTGGCCAACGATCGCAGACGGCGTGATGCGCATATCGCCGGCGATGTTCGCGGCCCTGTTCGACGGGCTGGATTGGAGGTTGGTCCGCCCGGAAGAAGCGCGGCGTCCTCAGGCGGCTGGATAA
- a CDS encoding transposase has product MGLDSKKDVHLDGSPTGSVSRLEVLEGPSGRRVRSEAERARIVAESLLPGAQVSEVARKHGATRWQIYDWRRRFRQRGM; this is encoded by the coding sequence ATGGGATTGGACAGCAAAAAGGACGTCCATTTGGACGGCTCACCGACGGGGTCGGTGAGCCGTCTGGAGGTTCTTGAAGGACCATCGGGGCGTCGCGTACGTTCGGAAGCTGAGAGAGCTCGGATCGTCGCCGAGAGTCTGTTACCCGGTGCCCAGGTGTCCGAGGTGGCGCGCAAGCACGGAGCGACGCGCTGGCAGATCTACGATTGGCGACGGCGGTTTCGACAGCGAGGCATGTAG
- a CDS encoding transposase gives MKQYVGLDISMEETSICVLDQSGDVTFEGCVSTKPEAIAQLLRRHAGNAERIVFETGALSNWLWHQLRALGFPVICLDARHANAALSMRINKSDQNDAKGLAEMARIGWYREVAVKGAESRKTRSMLAARTKLLNLRRDIDNQMRGLCKGLGKLLGKAGSTSLARKVDAVLADAPDLQDIFAPLLLVQSCLTEQIEKLDRQLLAVAKGDQTVRRMLTVPGSGP, from the coding sequence ATGAAGCAGTACGTTGGTCTGGACATCTCTATGGAAGAAACCAGCATTTGCGTTTTGGACCAGAGCGGCGATGTGACATTCGAAGGTTGCGTGTCCACCAAGCCGGAGGCGATCGCTCAACTCTTGCGACGTCATGCCGGCAATGCTGAGCGGATCGTGTTTGAAACGGGCGCGCTATCGAATTGGCTATGGCACCAACTCAGAGCGCTGGGCTTTCCGGTGATTTGCCTTGATGCACGTCATGCCAACGCAGCGTTATCGATGCGTATCAACAAGTCGGACCAGAACGATGCCAAGGGGCTAGCCGAAATGGCGCGCATCGGGTGGTACAGGGAAGTTGCCGTGAAGGGGGCGGAGAGCAGGAAAACCCGTTCGATGCTGGCGGCTCGAACCAAGCTGCTGAATTTGCGGCGAGATATAGACAACCAAATGCGCGGTCTGTGCAAGGGGTTGGGAAAATTGCTTGGCAAGGCCGGCTCGACCAGCCTGGCTCGCAAAGTCGATGCCGTGCTTGCTGATGCGCCGGATTTACAAGATATTTTCGCACCGCTGCTCCTTGTCCAGTCCTGTTTGACTGAGCAAATTGAGAAGCTCGATCGACAACTCCTGGCCGTGGCAAAAGGCGACCAAACTGTTCGGCGAATGCTGACCGTTCCTGGTTCGGGCCCCTGA
- a CDS encoding transposase, whose amino-acid sequence MDDPTRFRHSADVGAYLGLTPRRHQSTEMDRTGRISKRGNHQVRTYLFEAANVLLTVVRRGSALKRWGSKLAKRIGTKKAKVAVARKLAVLLHAIWTDGTEFQAEMRTA is encoded by the coding sequence ATCGACGACCCCACTCGCTTCAGGCATTCCGCCGACGTGGGCGCCTATCTAGGCCTGACACCAAGACGCCATCAATCCACTGAGATGGATCGCACTGGCCGCATCTCCAAGCGCGGCAACCACCAGGTGCGAACTTATTTGTTCGAGGCCGCGAACGTCCTGCTGACCGTTGTCAGGCGAGGTTCTGCGCTCAAGCGCTGGGGCAGCAAGCTGGCCAAACGTATCGGCACCAAAAAGGCCAAGGTTGCCGTTGCTCGCAAATTGGCTGTCCTCCTCCATGCTATCTGGACCGATGGCACCGAATTCCAAGCGGAGATGCGCACCGCATAA
- a CDS encoding DUF2285 domain-containing protein produces the protein MQTPLCPDVADLAPTDAALTPYDEQHLVTYWRLLDAEADGADWKEVSRSVLHLDPEREPERARNAFDSHLARAKWMVERGYRHLLRSDGPK, from the coding sequence ATGCAAACACCGCTTTGCCCTGATGTCGCAGACTTGGCGCCCACAGATGCGGCGTTGACGCCCTATGACGAGCAGCATCTGGTGACGTATTGGCGACTCCTCGACGCCGAGGCCGATGGCGCCGACTGGAAAGAAGTTTCGCGGAGCGTGCTGCATCTTGACCCCGAGCGCGAACCCGAGCGCGCCCGCAATGCATTCGACAGCCATTTGGCGCGCGCAAAATGGATGGTTGAGCGCGGTTACCGCCACTTGCTCCGCTCTGATGGGCCCAAATAG
- a CDS encoding DUF6499 domain-containing protein, translated as MSKFDRRSPESYQSVTAGETSDFAWESLRHNPEYQADYRDTLSKHGQVTPQFRRRWGLCFRS; from the coding sequence GTGTCGAAATTCGACCGGCGCTCACCGGAGTCCTATCAGAGCGTTACAGCAGGCGAGACGTCGGATTTCGCTTGGGAAAGCCTCCGTCACAATCCCGAATATCAGGCTGACTACCGAGACACGCTCTCAAAACACGGGCAAGTGACGCCTCAATTCCGGAGGAGATGGGGCCTCTGCTTTCGCTCATGA
- a CDS encoding DUF2285 domain-containing protein, protein MWRAINGRPPGPPIALLSAQRRKRLALSLRALDGHMDGASYRDIAEVLFGPRRISEQAWKTHPLRSRIIRLLKVGLALMRGGVTPAGLFRSGMKTSPLTPRHN, encoded by the coding sequence TTGTGGCGCGCGATCAATGGTCGTCCGCCAGGGCCTCCGATTGCTCTCCTATCGGCACAGCGGCGTAAGCGATTGGCTCTGAGCTTGCGCGCCCTCGATGGGCACATGGACGGCGCCTCCTACCGTGACATCGCCGAGGTACTGTTCGGTCCAAGGCGCATCTCTGAGCAGGCCTGGAAAACCCATCCGCTGCGTAGCCGAATTATCCGCCTGCTTAAGGTCGGTTTAGCACTCATGCGCGGTGGCGTCACGCCGGCGGGTTTATTTCGCTCGGGTATGAAAACGTCTCCTCTGACGCCACGCCACAATTAG
- a CDS encoding sulfotransferase, translating to MMNQDVNHLPAVCFLLGLPRSGTTLLAHLLQSHPDIAAPPEPWLMLALEAFGRVDHRHPAGTSMVQAATSEFLGRIDRTGVTRAFADAAYGQYLAAAGKRTLIDKTPRYWTVLDFLDLLYPEAPRIVLMRNPYAIAASLKSTWGVPLLAAGSPPAIASCVADIVLGRPTPAIASSLADLVLGLPALAAYRSRLHTQLVQYEILVTHPNEEIRRVIAGLGHAPMDMSSAPLEQTDYLRSSTFGDRKILEKKTIDDHSVQAWQTELSLEEMQVVTDLVGTQLFIELGYEQDLRFAEQAGVVDKGPEVTESYRQLFRSCWDFLEDKTGGSFDISTSDAELNSTDQQAQENSSLAFGPSILLQAQRLAASKREDNLRIGNSIAAQLTEALTAAKAAQDALPEGHS from the coding sequence ATGATGAATCAAGATGTAAACCATTTGCCTGCGGTATGCTTTCTTCTGGGGCTTCCCCGCTCGGGGACAACGCTGCTCGCGCATTTGCTTCAGTCGCACCCGGATATTGCGGCTCCGCCTGAGCCCTGGCTGATGTTGGCACTTGAGGCTTTTGGTCGGGTCGACCACCGTCACCCCGCCGGGACCTCAATGGTCCAGGCCGCAACCTCCGAATTCTTGGGCCGAATAGATCGAACGGGCGTCACGCGCGCTTTTGCGGATGCAGCCTACGGGCAGTATTTGGCAGCTGCCGGCAAGCGCACCCTGATAGACAAGACTCCGCGGTATTGGACGGTGCTCGATTTTTTGGACTTGCTCTATCCGGAGGCGCCGCGGATCGTTCTGATGCGCAATCCATACGCCATTGCCGCATCACTGAAATCGACGTGGGGCGTTCCGCTTCTGGCGGCAGGTTCCCCACCCGCGATCGCATCGTGTGTGGCCGACATCGTGCTCGGTCGGCCTACACCCGCGATCGCATCTTCGCTCGCCGACCTTGTTCTGGGTCTGCCCGCGCTTGCAGCGTACCGTAGTAGGCTCCACACACAACTGGTACAATACGAAATTCTTGTGACCCATCCTAACGAGGAAATCCGGCGCGTGATTGCTGGCCTTGGACACGCACCCATGGACATGTCATCGGCGCCATTGGAGCAAACGGACTATCTTCGGTCTAGCACGTTTGGCGATCGAAAGATCCTCGAGAAAAAGACCATTGACGATCACTCGGTCCAGGCCTGGCAAACCGAATTGAGCCTCGAAGAGATGCAGGTCGTGACAGATCTGGTTGGCACGCAGCTTTTCATAGAGCTCGGCTATGAGCAGGATCTTCGGTTTGCAGAACAAGCTGGCGTAGTAGACAAGGGCCCGGAAGTCACCGAAAGCTATCGTCAGCTATTTCGAAGCTGCTGGGATTTCCTGGAAGATAAGACAGGGGGATCATTTGACATCTCCACTAGCGATGCCGAGCTAAACAGTACTGACCAGCAAGCTCAAGAGAACTCCTCGTTGGCTTTTGGCCCTTCGATACTTCTGCAAGCGCAACGTCTGGCCGCATCCAAGAGAGAGGACAATTTGCGGATCGGAAATTCAATCGCAGCGCAGCTGACCGAGGCGCTCACGGCAGCGAAGGCTGCTCAAGATGCGTTGCCCGAAGGCCATTCGTAA
- a CDS encoding MFS transporter, with translation MGATPFADAVRTPYRTQTRAFSTDWRFWMLVTFNSAALSYLWGLNSWLLNYLIKVRQFDPRQTGMYASMPFILMFFGEVLSAIISDRIGRRAVVCFFALFSAGICMYCVTVIADHETAAIMISVSAFFWGAALPSLFALGVADPSLWRGRRRGWHL, from the coding sequence GTGGGCGCGACGCCTTTCGCCGATGCCGTGCGCACCCCCTACCGCACTCAGACTCGCGCCTTCTCGACGGATTGGCGATTTTGGATGCTTGTGACTTTTAATTCGGCCGCTTTAAGCTATCTGTGGGGGCTCAACAGTTGGTTGCTGAACTATCTTATCAAGGTCCGCCAATTCGACCCGAGGCAGACCGGCATGTATGCGTCAATGCCATTCATCCTCATGTTCTTTGGCGAAGTACTCTCCGCGATTATTTCCGATCGGATCGGCCGACGAGCAGTTGTGTGCTTCTTCGCGCTATTCTCGGCCGGTATCTGCATGTATTGCGTCACTGTGATTGCAGATCACGAGACCGCTGCCATCATGATCTCCGTCAGCGCATTCTTCTGGGGTGCGGCCTTGCCCTCACTGTTTGCCTTGGGGGTTGCAGATCCTTCCCTCTGGCGCGGTCGCCGCAGGGGTTGGCATCTATAA